The genomic stretch GGACTCAGGATATAGCGAATCGCTCCGCAACTGAATACGTGGGTGAGGCATGCCGCCGTGCTAGTATCAAAAGTTTGCTGATTGCTCATGAAGATACTCTTTATAGGTGACATTTTCGGGCGTCCCGGCCGCACCATCGTCAAGCACCGGCTGACGGAGATCGTGGCGCAGAACGGCGTTGACCTGGTCATCGCCAATGCCGAGAACTCGGCTGCCGGCTTCGGTGTGACGCCGCAGATCGCCGAAGAGCTGTTTGAACTCGGGATCAGCGTGCTGACGACCGGTAACCACATCTGGGACAAGCGCGAGATTATCGAGTACATGAATAACACCGACGGGCACCAGTCCCGCCGGCTGCTTCGTCCTGCAAACTATCCCTCCGGCACCCCGGGTCACGGCTGGTACGAAGGCCAGACGCGCACGGGTGTGAAATACGCCGTCATCAACCTGCAAGGCCGCGTCTTCATGGCCAGCAATGACGATCCCTTCCGGATCGCGGACGACATCCTGAAGAAAGTAACCGCCAAAGTCATCCTGGTCGATGTTCACGCCGAGGCCACATCCGAAAAGATGGCGCTTGGCTGGTATCTCGACGGCCGCGTCACCGCCGTGCTTGGCACGCATACCCACATCCCGACCGCCGACGAACGGGTCCTCCCCGGCGGCACTGCCTACCAGACTGACGTCGGAATGACTGGCCCGTACGACAGCATCATTGGCGTGCAGAAGGAACTGGTGATTCAGCGGTTCCTCACCAACCTGCCGGCCCGATGGGAACCCGCTACGGGCGACACCCGGCTTGCGGCGGTCGTGATCGAGTGCGACGAAACCACCGGGAAGGCGTCGTCGATTCGCCGACTTCTATTGAACGACGAGTAGTGAGAATGGCTTTCGATTTCTTTGCGGCTGACGCTTACCTCTTCGATATCGACGGCACGCTGCTGAATACCCGCGATGCGATCCACTATTACGCCTTTCGCAATGCGTTGCGCGAGGTGTTCCGCTTTGACGCAACCATCGACGGCGTCCCAGTTCACGGAAATACCGATATCGGGATTCTCAGGGCGGTATGCCGCTTACAGGGCATTTCGGACGCCGATTTCGACCGGGAACTGCCGAAAATCGTTTCCATGATGTCCGACGAAGTGCACCGCCGGATCGGCGAAATGACGGCCGACCTGTGCCCCTCCATCCTGGAATTGCTGACTCGGCTCAAAGATGAAGGCAAGCTGATCGGAGTAGTGACGGGAAACTTTGAGGCCATCGGCTGGGCAAAACTTTCTGCCGGAGGATTGCGCAAGTT from Terriglobales bacterium encodes the following:
- a CDS encoding TIGR00282 family metallophosphoesterase; protein product: MKILFIGDIFGRPGRTIVKHRLTEIVAQNGVDLVIANAENSAAGFGVTPQIAEELFELGISVLTTGNHIWDKREIIEYMNNTDGHQSRRLLRPANYPSGTPGHGWYEGQTRTGVKYAVINLQGRVFMASNDDPFRIADDILKKVTAKVILVDVHAEATSEKMALGWYLDGRVTAVLGTHTHIPTADERVLPGGTAYQTDVGMTGPYDSIIGVQKELVIQRFLTNLPARWEPATGDTRLAAVVIECDETTGKASSIRRLLLNDE
- a CDS encoding HAD hydrolase-like protein — encoded protein: MAFDFFAADAYLFDIDGTLLNTRDAIHYYAFRNALREVFRFDATIDGVPVHGNTDIGILRAVCRLQGISDADFDRELPKIVSMMSDEVHRRIGEMTADLCPSILELLTRLKDEGKLIGVVTGNFEAIGWAKLSAGGLRKFFDFGAFSNHAERRADIFRNGLAEVHRRLGPGAKVFIVGDTPSDIHAAKEVGVPIISVSTGIFPKAQLEALGPDVSVSCCTDLLGLQPAQ